A region from the Candidatus Electrothrix scaldis genome encodes:
- a CDS encoding helix-hairpin-helix domain-containing protein: MNPQKVIRNNVHVLTDLPNIGKSIEKDLLSIGINQPSDLIDKSPYQMYEELCRKTATKHDPCVLDVFISITRFMEGEDPKPWWKYTQERQEYLKEQTDNKKQKGANLSF; this comes from the coding sequence ATGAATCCCCAAAAAGTCATCAGAAATAACGTTCACGTTCTCACCGACCTTCCCAATATAGGAAAATCTATAGAGAAAGATCTGTTATCCATAGGCATCAACCAACCAAGCGACCTGATAGATAAATCTCCATATCAGATGTACGAAGAGCTTTGCAGAAAAACAGCAACAAAACACGATCCATGTGTACTCGACGTGTTCATCTCAATCACTCGCTTCATGGAAGGTGAAGACCCAAAACCTTGGTGGAAATACACGCAGGAAAGGCAAGAATACTTAAAAGAACAAACAGATAACAAAAAGCAAAAAGGGGCGAATTTATCCTTCTGA